Proteins encoded together in one Antennarius striatus isolate MH-2024 chromosome 13, ASM4005453v1, whole genome shotgun sequence window:
- the LOC137606177 gene encoding glucose-6-phosphate exchanger SLC37A4-like isoform X2 has translation MGTKGYGYYRVAIFFCMFIGYSLYFFNRKTFAFVMPSVMEEIHLDKDDLGLISSSQTMAYAISKFISGVLSDQISARWLFSIGLFVVGGINVAFSWTSTVSMFSLLWFINGLGQGCGWPPCGKVLRKWFEPSQFGTWWSVMSCSMNLAGCLGPILVTVLLRYYDWRAILTMSGIVCAAFSFVCLVFVKNEPKDVGLPSIQAAVKKGAKGGNSESTLSEFLLSPFLWVLSLGYLVVFGVKTAATDWGQLFLMQEKGQTALMGSSYMSALEVGGFVGSLASGFITDRAVARQGLSTHGNPRHTLLILMMAGMYVSMYLFRVTITPEIPGETPLWVQIIHPISVLIGVSEKEIWILLLGAVFGFSSYGPISLFGVIASESAPSNFCGTSHAVVALMANVGAFVAGLPFSTVAKQHSWDMAFWIAEVIMGATTVGFFLVRNMRTKMGRMAEKLD, from the exons ATGGGGACCAAAGGCTACGGCTACTACCGGGTGGCCATCTTCTTCTGCATGTTCATCGGCTACTCGCTGTACTTCTTCAACAGGAAGACCTTCGCCTTCGTCATGCCTTCAGTGATGGAGGAGATCCACCTCGACAAAGACGACTT AGGTCTGATCAGCAGCAGCCAGACGATGGCCTACGCCATCAGTAAGTTCATCAGCGGCGTGCTGTCCGATCAGATCAGCGCCCGCTGGCTTTTCTCCATCGGCCTCTTCGTGGTCGGGGGGATCAACGTGGCCTTCTCCTGGACCTCCACCGTGTCCATGTTCTCCTTGTTGTGGTTCATCAACGGCCTGGGACAAGGCTGCGGGTGGCCCCCGTGTGGGAAGGTGCTGCGCAAG TGGTTCGAGCCGTCCCAGTTTGGAACCTGGTGGTCCGTCATGTCCTGCAGCATGAACCTGGCCGGGTGTCTGGGGCCCATCCTGGTCACCGTTCTTCTCCGTTACTACGACTGGAGGGCCATCCTGACCATGTCGGGCATCGTCTGCGCCGCCTTTTCGTTTGTTTGTCTGGTGTTTGTGAAGAATGAACCCAAGGACGTGGGCCTGCCCAGCATCCAGGCCGCAGTCAAGAAGGGGGCTAAAGGAG GCAACAGCGAGAGCACCCTGAGCGAGTTCCTCCTGTCTCCCTTCCTGTGGGTGTTGTCTCTGGGCTACCTGGTGGTGTTCGGTGTGAAGACGGCCGCCACCGACTGGGGACAGCTCTTCCTCATGCAGGAGAAAGGCCAGACCGCTCTGATGG GCAGCAGCTACATGAGCGCCTTGGAGGTTGGAGGTTTTGTGGGCAGCCTGGCTTCGGGCTTCATCACCGACAGAGCTGTGGCTCGG CAAGGCTTGAGCACCCACGGCAACCCTCGGCACACTCTGCTCATCCTCATGATGGCCGGTATGTACGTGTCCATGTACCtcttcagagtcaccatcacgcCTGAAATCCCCGGG gaGACTCCTCTCTGGGTTCAGATCATTCATCCCATCTCTGTCCTCATTGGAGTATCAGAAAAAGAG ATTTGGATCCTGCTCCTTGGAGCTGTGTTTGGATTTTCCTCTTACGGCCCAATTTCCTTGTTCGGAGTCATCGCCAGTGAAAGCGCTCCTTCAAATTTTTGTGGAACCTCTCATGCCGTTGTGGCGTTGATGGCTAACG TGGGGGCTTTCGTGGCTGGCCTTCCCTTCAGCACCGTTGCCAAGCAGCACAGCTGGGACATGGCTTTCTGGATAGCTGAGGTCATCATGGGCGCCACCACCGTCGGCTTCTTCCTCGTACGGAACATGCGCACCAAGATGGGACGGATGGCGGAGAAGCTGGACTAA
- the LOC137606177 gene encoding glucose-6-phosphate exchanger SLC37A4-like isoform X1 codes for MAYAISKFISGVLSDQISARWLFSIGLFVVGGINVAFSWTSTVSMFSLLWFINGLGQGCGWPPCGKVLRKWFEPSQFGTWWSVMSCSMNLAGCLGPILVTVLLRYYDWRAILTMSGIVCAAFSFVCLVFVKNEPKDVGLPSIQAAVKKGAKGGNSESTLSEFLLSPFLWVLSLGYLVVFGVKTAATDWGQLFLMQEKGQTALMGSSYMSALEVGGFVGSLASGFITDRAVARQGLSTHGNPRHTLLILMMAGMYVSMYLFRVTITPEIPGETPLWVQIIHPISVLIGVSEKEIWILLLGAVFGFSSYGPISLFGVIASESAPSNFCGTSHAVVALMANVGAFVAGLPFSTVAKQHSWDMAFWIAEVIMGATTVGFFLVRNMRTKMGRMAEKLD; via the exons ATGGCCTACGCCATCAGTAAGTTCATCAGCGGCGTGCTGTCCGATCAGATCAGCGCCCGCTGGCTTTTCTCCATCGGCCTCTTCGTGGTCGGGGGGATCAACGTGGCCTTCTCCTGGACCTCCACCGTGTCCATGTTCTCCTTGTTGTGGTTCATCAACGGCCTGGGACAAGGCTGCGGGTGGCCCCCGTGTGGGAAGGTGCTGCGCAAG TGGTTCGAGCCGTCCCAGTTTGGAACCTGGTGGTCCGTCATGTCCTGCAGCATGAACCTGGCCGGGTGTCTGGGGCCCATCCTGGTCACCGTTCTTCTCCGTTACTACGACTGGAGGGCCATCCTGACCATGTCGGGCATCGTCTGCGCCGCCTTTTCGTTTGTTTGTCTGGTGTTTGTGAAGAATGAACCCAAGGACGTGGGCCTGCCCAGCATCCAGGCCGCAGTCAAGAAGGGGGCTAAAGGAG GCAACAGCGAGAGCACCCTGAGCGAGTTCCTCCTGTCTCCCTTCCTGTGGGTGTTGTCTCTGGGCTACCTGGTGGTGTTCGGTGTGAAGACGGCCGCCACCGACTGGGGACAGCTCTTCCTCATGCAGGAGAAAGGCCAGACCGCTCTGATGG GCAGCAGCTACATGAGCGCCTTGGAGGTTGGAGGTTTTGTGGGCAGCCTGGCTTCGGGCTTCATCACCGACAGAGCTGTGGCTCGG CAAGGCTTGAGCACCCACGGCAACCCTCGGCACACTCTGCTCATCCTCATGATGGCCGGTATGTACGTGTCCATGTACCtcttcagagtcaccatcacgcCTGAAATCCCCGGG gaGACTCCTCTCTGGGTTCAGATCATTCATCCCATCTCTGTCCTCATTGGAGTATCAGAAAAAGAG ATTTGGATCCTGCTCCTTGGAGCTGTGTTTGGATTTTCCTCTTACGGCCCAATTTCCTTGTTCGGAGTCATCGCCAGTGAAAGCGCTCCTTCAAATTTTTGTGGAACCTCTCATGCCGTTGTGGCGTTGATGGCTAACG TGGGGGCTTTCGTGGCTGGCCTTCCCTTCAGCACCGTTGCCAAGCAGCACAGCTGGGACATGGCTTTCTGGATAGCTGAGGTCATCATGGGCGCCACCACCGTCGGCTTCTTCCTCGTACGGAACATGCGCACCAAGATGGGACGGATGGCGGAGAAGCTGGACTAA
- the LOC137606297 gene encoding non-histone chromosomal protein HMG-17-like has translation MPKRNAAPPEPEKPKRRSDRLKERPEPPKPEVKPKPKKGPAKPKKGKEVEKAKPEEKAPEAPAENGEAKAENDAPATGAAEQQDEAAE, from the exons ATGCCTAAAAGGAACGCA GCCCCTCCAGAGCCAGAGAAG CCCAAGAGGAGATCCGACAGGTTGAAAGAA AGACCCGAACCTCCAAAACCAGAGGTCAAACCGAAGCCAAAG AAGGGACCTGCTAAGCCCAAAAAAGGCAAGGAGGTGGAGAAGGCAAAGCCTGAGGAGAAAGCACCAGAGGCCCCCGCTGAGAATGGCGAAGCCAAAGCCGAGAACGAC GCACCAGCTACAGGCGCAGCTGAACAACAAGACGAAGCAGCAGAATAA
- the igsf5a gene encoding immunoglobulin superfamily member 5, producing the protein MNVSWDSWLNLFICLLLCATGALSQDFQLQPLNSSVLQGSDARFNATVHGEWQVMTWHVKGFLVLSVSTRTGFNVTSSSEQFSARYCSNGDVDCVEFTIHNVTRSQAGPVTCIVLGEYGSKTAQLQVQESGTVSIMGGNVTAVQDDQVEFQCMTSGWFPAPNISWSLNGEPASSSLYNTTNTPDGDAFNSTSVLTFQAVRNTTVVCWVTVPTLPNPISSSSFLAVVPKPPNWTVLIAVVVSFGSAGLLVLLIYGIIFCCRRRKEKKSNYQDEMTKRVRTQSQISAVSVPGQRQGQVNAAYVMEGQTNVAPSEHSDSGFSQTNGNELPDVVNSNQRENDYKIAYNTLDEPGFRKHRHVTIV; encoded by the exons ATGAATGTTTCCTGGGATTCATGGCTTAACCTCTTCATCTGTTTACTGCTTTGTGCAACTGGAG cGCTGTCACAAGACTTCCAGCTGCAGCCACTGAATTCCTCAGTGCTCCAAGGATCAGATGCACGGTTTAACGCCACAGTTCACGGAGAATGGCAGGTCATGACCTGGCATGTGAAAGGCTTTCTGGTCCTGTCCGTCTCCACCCGCACCGGTTTTAACGTCACCTCATCATCAGAACAGTTTTCTGCCAGATACTGCTCCAATGGGGACGTGGACTGTGTGGAGTTCACCATCCATAACGTCACCCGCAGTCAGGCGGGGCCGGTCACCTGCATCGTGCTCGGGGAGTACGGATCTAAGACGGCACAACTTCAGGTACAAG AGAGTGGTACAGTCAGCATTATGGGAGGAAATGTGACGGCGGTGCAGGATGACCAGGTGGAGTTCCAGTGTATGACATCCGGTTGGTTCCCTGCTCCCAACATCAGCTGGTCTCTCAACGGGGAACCTGCGAGCAGCAGCCTGTACAACACCACCAACACTCCTGACGGGGATGCCTTTAACTCCACCAGCGTCCTGACCTTCCAGGCGGTCAGAAACACCACGGTGGTGTGTTGGGTGACTGTACCAACACTGCCAAACCCAATATCCAGCTCTAGCTTCTTGGCGGTCG TTCCCAAACCTCCTAATTGGACAGTGCTGATAGCCGTAGTCGTGTCCTTCGGAAGTGCTGGTCTTCTTGTTCTGCTCATCTATGGAATCATCTTCTGCTGCAGacgcaggaaagaaaaaa AATCCAACTATCAAGACGAAATGAC TAAGAGAGTGAGGACTCAGAGTCAGATAAGTGCTGTCAGTGTACCCGGGCAAAGGCAAGGCCAAGTGAATGCAGCATACGTGATGGAGGGTCAAACAA ATGTTGCTCCCAGCGAACACTCTGACAGTGGATTTTCCCAAACAAATGGCAATGAG